GACAACATCGGCGGTTCTCCCTACTCGGTCGATGTCTTCCAGTTCGACCTCAACGCCCGCTTCTGAGCCCCGGCCATCCCAATCATTTTCGACACGGAGGACACAGAACTCCGACACAGAGGGCACAGAGCCAAACCATGAAAAAGATCAGACGATTCACCCGACGGTGCGATGGTCTCCGACCGTTGCCGACGACGCGAGGCGTCGCCCTCCGCGCCCTCCGTGTCCGCGCTCCGTGATCTCCGTGACCCAACCAATCGACTTCCGATGAAAACTGTATCCAAATTAATACTACATACGCTCGCCGGCTTGTTTCTGAGCGGCGTCGCCTTCGCGCAGCAGGAGACCACACCGACCGAGGCGCGTCTCCGCGAGGCGCTTCGCACCACCACGCTCCAGTTGCGCGCCTCCGACAACGAGCGCATCACTCTGCAAACCGCGCACGATGGCCTGCTCAAGGACAAGGCCGACCTCCAGTCCCAAGCGAAGGTCCTCGCGCAGAAAGCCGTCGAGGAGCAGGACGCTTCCCGCAAGGCCCTCGCCGCCCTCGAAAAGCGCCTCGCCACGCTGGAGTCCGATAAAAAGACCCTCACCGAAACCGTCGCCAAATGGGAAAACGCCCATCGCGAAGCGGCCGAACTGGCCCGGAGCACCGAGGCCGAGCGCGCCCGCCTGGCGATCCGGCTGACGGATACGGAGCGTCTTCTGGCCGACCGCGAGGCGAAGAACGTGGCGCTCTTCAAGACCGGTTCCGAAATCCTCAACCGCCTCGAATCCTTCGGCCTGGGCGACGCGATCAAGGCCCGCGAGCCCTTTGTCGGAAGGAAGCGCGTCGAACTGCAAACCCTCGTCCAAGGCTACGGAGACCAGCTCCTCGACAACCGCGTCAAGCCCGGCTCCGGGCTGACCGCCGTGCAGGGGGAGTCCAACTCCTCACGTATCCAATAATAAAATACGAGATTTACCCTACAGCCCGGCCTCAAACTTAAACTCTGAACTTAAACTGCGCGGCTCTGCCGCGCCACACCATGAAATCCGCCATCCTTATTCTTTCCCTTCTGTCAGCTTTCAGCCTTTCCACATCGGCCGTCGCCGACACCGGCATTCTCGCCCGGGTCAGCGACACCGAGATCAAGATCGACGATGTCCGCTCGTCGCTGGAAAATCTCAGCCCGCGCGAGCAGGCCACGCTGGCCGCCAATCCCGCGCTGCTCAACCAGGCGGTGCGCTCGCTGCTCGCCCGGCGCGTCGTGCTCAACGAGGCGCTCGCGCAGAAATGGGACCGGCAGCCCGCCTTCACCGCCCAGCTGGAAAAGCTCCGCGAAAACGCCCTGATCGAGACCTACCTGCAATCGGTCTCGCAACCCCCGGCGGACTTCCCCTCCGAGGCCGACCTTCAGGCCGTTTACGAGGCCAACCGCGCCGTGCTCGCGGCCCCCCGTCAGGTGCGCCTCGCGCAGATCTACATCGCCGCGCCGAAAACCGCCTCGCAGGCGGAACAGGGCGAGGCCCGCGCCCGTCTCGATGATGTGCGCAAAAAACTCGCGCAGCCCGGCGCCGACTTCGCCGCGCTCGCCCGCGCGGAGAGCGACGAGAAACAGAGCGCGGCCAACGGCGGCGAACTCGGCTGGTTGGCCGACGGGCAGATTCGCCCTGAAATCAGGGATACCATCAAGGATCTGGCCGCCGGACAGGTGAGCGAGCCGGTGCGCCTCGACGACGGCTGGCACCTCCTGAAGGCCTTGGAAATCCGCGAGGCCCGTCCGCTGACGCTCGACGAAGTGCGCGCCCAGCTTGCCCAGAGCCTCCGCGCCGAGCGCGCCCAGGCCAACCGCCAGACCTATCTGGCCCGCCTCATGGAAAAGAACCCGGTCTCGATCAACGAACTCGCCCTCTCCCAGGTGCTCGCGCCCGTATCCGGTCAATGAGTGCGAAACACCGAACGGTTTTTGATCTCATGCTCCGCCGGGCGCATCTCCGGCGGAGCGGCCCGCCGGTCGGTGCGACGAGCGCGGAGGGAGGCGCGCAAGCGCCCGTGACAGGCCATTGGTCTTGGTTCTCCACGGCCCTTCCGCGTTCCTCGCACCGGCCGGCCTCCGGTCTCTCTGCGCCTGTTTTCCTCCTCCGTGGTGAAAAACAATCGCACGCCCGTTTACCCGAATCACGCGAGGATGACCTTGAATTGTTCGGTGGCCTGGGGTCGGTCCAGCGTGCCGCCGGCGATGCCGAGCACCAGCGCCTCGATTTCCGGCCATGCATCTCTGGGAAGGGCGATCTCTCGCCCGTTCAACTCCAGAAACGTCAGCGCTGCCGCCAGTCCAGTCCGCTTGTTGCCGTCGCGGAACGCGTGATTGCCGGCGATGAAAAACAGATACGCCGCCGCCTTGTCCAAAATATCCGGATACAAGTCTTCCCCGTCAAACGAGCTTTTGGGCATCTCGACCGCCGATTCGAGCAATTCGAGGGCGAGCAGTCCGTCCGCCCCGCCGTGCTCTTCCAGCGCCGCCTCATGGATGGCGAGGATGTTCTCCACGGTAAGGTAAAGCAGGCCGTCCATCGTCACGGCTCAGGCCAGCTTGCGGAACAATCCGTCATGGCGGCGGATGAGCGCCCGGGCGCGGGTCTTGACTTCTTCGTTATCGGCAGCGGCGCGACGGGCGGGCATCAGCACGATGGCTCCGCTTTTGGTCACCGTCACATTCAAGATGTCTCCTGGTTTCAGACGGGCCTGCTCCATGAGGGACTGGTCGAAGATCAGTCCCTGGGAGTTTCCAATGCGGGTGATGGTTTTTATCATAATGGCGGCAAGTGGATTAAAACTATGTTTTACTGGACTGCTGTCAAGCAGTCACTGGCATCCTGCCAACCTCTGCGCCACCTTCCCTGCTCTGCGGTGAAAAATCATTGCACCACAGAGAAAGGAAAA
This genomic stretch from Termitidicoccus mucosus harbors:
- a CDS encoding type II toxin-antitoxin system death-on-curing family toxin; the encoded protein is MDGLLYLTVENILAIHEAALEEHGGADGLLALELLESAVEMPKSSFDGEDLYPDILDKAAAYLFFIAGNHAFRDGNKRTGLAAALTFLELNGREIALPRDAWPEIEALVLGIAGGTLDRPQATEQFKVILA
- a CDS encoding peptidylprolyl isomerase, whose amino-acid sequence is MKSAILILSLLSAFSLSTSAVADTGILARVSDTEIKIDDVRSSLENLSPREQATLAANPALLNQAVRSLLARRVVLNEALAQKWDRQPAFTAQLEKLRENALIETYLQSVSQPPADFPSEADLQAVYEANRAVLAAPRQVRLAQIYIAAPKTASQAEQGEARARLDDVRKKLAQPGADFAALARAESDEKQSAANGGELGWLADGQIRPEIRDTIKDLAAGQVSEPVRLDDGWHLLKALEIREARPLTLDEVRAQLAQSLRAERAQANRQTYLARLMEKNPVSINELALSQVLAPVSGQ
- a CDS encoding AbrB/MazE/SpoVT family DNA-binding domain-containing protein, with the translated sequence MIKTITRIGNSQGLIFDQSLMEQARLKPGDILNVTVTKSGAIVLMPARRAAADNEEVKTRARALIRRHDGLFRKLA